One stretch of Glycine soja cultivar W05 chromosome 7, ASM419377v2, whole genome shotgun sequence DNA includes these proteins:
- the LOC114418244 gene encoding NAC domain-containing protein 22-like isoform X1, with product MDDDIVGLGFRPTEEELVDFYLKHMLLGNDPRAHVIPVIDLCDVEPWDVPVMLAKSSSAIRFGDPYWFFFSPVDFKYSRSKRFNRTTKCGFWKATGKDRDIRTGDTNTVIGTKKTLVYYQGRVSCGVKSNWVIHEYHAVTFHESQRTFVLCCLIKKPGKATEGGTDALICDEGEPSRSMVSDYENQATAEGIPSEGTFTGMETIFQATPWAENCFSPIQQSPTSIEQEGASFPNYAFNNAYFRNEDNVMQTPFETTKEDEFLNSILAGESIVINEENKHNFVHSSTQSESLRRVYLESSDTDAEVISKLDDNIVDISTAFTEYPNSDEYYSSKRFKSSHDTVYGDICFPSSNLEANQEKNESMFQDNFWGAETSSCDSTIDKPLEINYIDISSSPFTPWSWEN from the exons ATGGATGATGATATTGTAGGACTCGGTTTTCGTCCAACAGAAGAAGAACTTGTGGACTTTTACCTCAAACACATGTTGCTCGGCAATGATCCCCGTGCCCACGTCATCCCTGTCATTGATCTTTGCGATGTGGAACCTTGGGATGTACCAG TGATGTTAGCAAAATCATCATCAGCTATACGATTTGGTGACCCATATTGGTTTTTCTTCAGCCCTGTTGATTTCAAGTATTCAAGAAGTAAAAGGTTTAACAGGACAACCAAGTGTGGCTTCTGGAAAGCCACTGGGAAAGACCGTGACATTAGGACAGGGGACACTAACACCGTCATTGGGACTAAGAAGACTCTTGTTTACTATCAAGGCCGTGTTTCCTGTGGTGTCAAGTCCAACTGGGTTATTCACGAATATCATGCTGTTACCTTTCATGAAAGCCAG AGGACTTTTGTTTTATGTTGCTTGATCAAGAAACCTGGGAAAGCAACTGAAGGTGGAACTGATGCACTGATCTGCGATGAAGGGGAGCCCAGTAGAAGCATGGTTTCTGACTATGAAAATCAGGCAACAGCAGAAGGAATTCCATCT gaagGTACTTTTACCGGAATGGAAACAATCTTTCAGGCAACCCCTTGGGCAGAGAATTGCTTCTCTCCAATACAACAGTCTCCGACTAGTATTGAGCAGGAAGGAGCATCCTTTCCAAACTATGCATTTAACAATGCCTATTTTAGAAATGAAGACAATGTTATGCAGACTCCATTTGAAACTACAAAGGAAGATGAATTCCTGAATTCAATCTTAGCCGGTGAAAGTATAGTTATCAATGAAGAAAATAAGCATAATTTTGTCCATAGCTCCACCCAATCAGAGTCATTGAGAAGGGTATACTTAGAAAGCAGTGATACAGATGCTGAAGTCATCTCTAAACTG GATGACAATATTGTAGATATTTCAACAGCATTTACTGAATATCCTAATTCAGATGAATACTATTCATCAAAAAGGTTTAAATCATCACATGATACTGTTTATGGTGACATATGTTTTCCATCTTCTAACCTTGAAGCAAACCAAGAGAAAAACGAGAGTATGTTTCAAGATAATTTCTGGGGAGCGGAGACATCATCTTGTGACTCGACAATAGATAAACCTTTGGAGATCAATTATATTGATATTTCTAGTTCTCCTTTCACTCCATGGAGTTgggaaaattaa
- the LOC114418244 gene encoding NAC domain-containing protein 62-like isoform X2, whose protein sequence is MDDDIVGLGFRPTEEELVDFYLKHMLLGNDPRAHVIPVIDLCDVEPWDVPVMLAKSSSAIRFGDPYWFFFSPVDFKYSRSKRFNRTTKCGFWKATGKDRDIRTGDTNTVIGTKKTLVYYQGRVSCGVKSNWVIHEYHAVTFHESQRTFVLCCLIKKPGKATEGGTDALICDEGEPSRSMVSDYENQATAEGIPSATPWAENCFSPIQQSPTSIEQEGASFPNYAFNNAYFRNEDNVMQTPFETTKEDEFLNSILAGESIVINEENKHNFVHSSTQSESLRRVYLESSDTDAEVISKLDDNIVDISTAFTEYPNSDEYYSSKRFKSSHDTVYGDICFPSSNLEANQEKNESMFQDNFWGAETSSCDSTIDKPLEINYIDISSSPFTPWSWEN, encoded by the exons ATGGATGATGATATTGTAGGACTCGGTTTTCGTCCAACAGAAGAAGAACTTGTGGACTTTTACCTCAAACACATGTTGCTCGGCAATGATCCCCGTGCCCACGTCATCCCTGTCATTGATCTTTGCGATGTGGAACCTTGGGATGTACCAG TGATGTTAGCAAAATCATCATCAGCTATACGATTTGGTGACCCATATTGGTTTTTCTTCAGCCCTGTTGATTTCAAGTATTCAAGAAGTAAAAGGTTTAACAGGACAACCAAGTGTGGCTTCTGGAAAGCCACTGGGAAAGACCGTGACATTAGGACAGGGGACACTAACACCGTCATTGGGACTAAGAAGACTCTTGTTTACTATCAAGGCCGTGTTTCCTGTGGTGTCAAGTCCAACTGGGTTATTCACGAATATCATGCTGTTACCTTTCATGAAAGCCAG AGGACTTTTGTTTTATGTTGCTTGATCAAGAAACCTGGGAAAGCAACTGAAGGTGGAACTGATGCACTGATCTGCGATGAAGGGGAGCCCAGTAGAAGCATGGTTTCTGACTATGAAAATCAGGCAACAGCAGAAGGAATTCCATCT GCAACCCCTTGGGCAGAGAATTGCTTCTCTCCAATACAACAGTCTCCGACTAGTATTGAGCAGGAAGGAGCATCCTTTCCAAACTATGCATTTAACAATGCCTATTTTAGAAATGAAGACAATGTTATGCAGACTCCATTTGAAACTACAAAGGAAGATGAATTCCTGAATTCAATCTTAGCCGGTGAAAGTATAGTTATCAATGAAGAAAATAAGCATAATTTTGTCCATAGCTCCACCCAATCAGAGTCATTGAGAAGGGTATACTTAGAAAGCAGTGATACAGATGCTGAAGTCATCTCTAAACTG GATGACAATATTGTAGATATTTCAACAGCATTTACTGAATATCCTAATTCAGATGAATACTATTCATCAAAAAGGTTTAAATCATCACATGATACTGTTTATGGTGACATATGTTTTCCATCTTCTAACCTTGAAGCAAACCAAGAGAAAAACGAGAGTATGTTTCAAGATAATTTCTGGGGAGCGGAGACATCATCTTGTGACTCGACAATAGATAAACCTTTGGAGATCAATTATATTGATATTTCTAGTTCTCCTTTCACTCCATGGAGTTgggaaaattaa